Proteins from a genomic interval of Bdellovibrio sp. ArHS:
- a CDS encoding TolC family protein, with amino-acid sequence MKNTAIILTLIFSSQSQAACLEPLKSGLEAYQCILEQSPSIQALTFRAEENQALTAKAKQIPNPELDAGLQFTGEKKLEVSLLQPLEIGGKRGARVERAQAESSFLSAKDLETRIEASNMALESLIRLRQLKIESDLVKESLSILDRVNRKLKARPALAPEQRTTLRLFSTFEKTLRFRQLNIERDFQKTNAFIEGAIGRPLTKSDHISVETFKKWPSLDVGTSSVQTAALKISMAELELAKAEVKEAQSEGWPEFRIGPSFERDPEQSETSWGVKVGLTIPLWNLNGAGKNLAKARMNSAQATHEATKRQQVSQFSVLQKQYVDLTKILSETEPVSEIVRSTKESERLFDRSLIAPASLIEMYRSTFELIEEIHRNEIQAMLTWATVENLKGSSPKELP; translated from the coding sequence ATGAAAAATACAGCAATTATTTTAACACTTATCTTTTCTTCTCAAAGTCAGGCTGCGTGTCTCGAGCCTCTCAAGTCAGGTCTTGAAGCCTATCAATGTATTTTGGAGCAAAGTCCAAGCATTCAAGCTTTAACATTCAGAGCGGAAGAAAATCAAGCACTTACTGCTAAAGCTAAACAAATCCCGAATCCTGAATTGGATGCAGGCCTTCAGTTTACCGGAGAGAAAAAACTCGAAGTGAGTCTCCTTCAGCCTCTTGAAATCGGAGGGAAGAGAGGCGCTCGAGTAGAACGGGCTCAAGCCGAAAGCTCGTTTTTGTCTGCAAAGGATCTCGAGACTCGGATAGAGGCCTCAAATATGGCTTTGGAATCTTTAATTCGACTTCGGCAGCTCAAAATCGAAAGTGATCTTGTGAAAGAGAGCCTTTCTATTTTAGATCGAGTGAATCGGAAGTTGAAGGCTCGGCCAGCTCTTGCGCCTGAACAAAGAACCACACTCCGTTTATTTTCGACATTTGAAAAGACTTTGCGATTTAGACAACTAAATATCGAAAGAGATTTTCAGAAGACAAATGCCTTTATTGAGGGAGCTATAGGAAGACCCCTCACGAAGAGCGATCATATTTCCGTGGAAACTTTTAAAAAGTGGCCTTCCCTGGACGTAGGCACATCGAGCGTACAAACGGCGGCACTCAAAATTTCGATGGCTGAGCTGGAGCTCGCAAAAGCCGAAGTAAAGGAAGCTCAAAGTGAAGGCTGGCCAGAGTTCCGAATTGGACCGAGTTTTGAGCGTGATCCAGAACAAAGCGAGACGTCCTGGGGTGTAAAAGTTGGTTTGACAATTCCATTGTGGAATCTAAACGGCGCAGGAAAAAATCTTGCAAAAGCCCGCATGAACTCTGCGCAGGCGACACATGAAGCAACGAAACGTCAGCAAGTAAGTCAGTTCAGTGTTCTTCAAAAACAGTATGTGGACCTAACAAAGATTCTTAGTGAGACTGAGCCTGTTTCGGAGATCGTTCGTTCCACTAAAGAGAGTGAACGTCTTTTTGATCGATCGCTCATCGCGCCTGCGTCTCTCATTGAAATGTACCGCTCTACATTTGAGCTTATTGAGGAAATTCACCGGAACGAAATTCAGGCGATGCTAACTTGGGCAACAGTCGAGAATTTAAAAGGTTCATCTCCAAAGGAACTACCATGA